In Colias croceus chromosome 8, ilColCroc2.1, a genomic segment contains:
- the LOC123693851 gene encoding E3 ubiquitin-protein ligase HECTD1 isoform X5: MAEVDPETLLEWLLTGQGDERDMQLIALEQLCMLLLMSDNVDRCFESCPPRTFLPALCKIFLDEYAPDNVLEVTARAITYYLDVSAECTRRIVAIEGAVKAICSRLLTVDPNNRTSRDLAEQCIKVLELVCTREPGAVWEGGGLPAVLHFITHYGTSVHKDTLHSAMAVVSRVCGKMEPGDARVGDAVSSLSSLLQHSDTRVADAALRCFASLADRFARAHADPAPLAEHGLIEELVHRLGSTENSDDKCSVPSVSTTVSLLTTLCRGSEQITHDLVRLDLCSAIEAAVQSDERWSLECMRLVDLLLVLLCEGRQAIQTGLNRNGAASTSSSASAVGSSNVTASGEGSVRDKSHRQLIDCIRGKDTDALMSAVNSGAVDVNFTDDVGQTLLNWAAAFGTREMVEFLCEKGADVNRGQRSSSLHYAACFGRPAIAKVLLRYGANADLRDEDGKTPLDKARERHDQGHREVAAILQCPGEWLVVSNQDSPSSSNDEDFPETGDKEMASLYLERLVPVFCSRYIAAGGAGVKRACLSLVRKMVHYAPAHRLRTISCPRTASLLTRLIAQVLDTQDDPTMCRRAQSRYLRSRYIRPPVDDDDGHLTVLGIAEELMVKATDIYLEQFARLGVFSKVEALAASHPAPVVETATVIGAAAGESRGEDASSLASGTAYSWGEWSLCRGRDALYVWSDAAALELSTGSNGWFRFLLDGKLATMYSSGSPEHQTDNTENRGEFIDKLQRARASVKNSVPQPILSKPSSTKLILGNWVLSCKKEKELHIHNTDGQQQTTILREDLPGFIFESNRGTKHSFTAETFLGPDLASGWADRRPTTTSNGNVTQGRSRLSAKTEAQKAQVGERARALYSRHLASAACRQPRPPVARLRALLAVLHRVSAEATDDWKKELRDTLNQLNELLCGEELLSAYELQSSGLAPALFQVLSPQPNDAPGQLLERERIIREWLMEGDTGATVASRLVAVLESVERLPVLAPAPDAPPTHPAALHHLTKRIRLRVERASDETSDDSSSSSTSRNLRVEALTTIRQLEKFLAKSVARQWYDMERPTYNFVQKIKAEAPITFSYDHDFDENGVIYFIGTNAGTCEWVNPGAHGLVSVWSSDGRQLPYGRAEDVLSRSPEPLNVHTNDDRRAFIAIDLGLNIVPSAYTLRHARGYGRSALRNWLFQMSTDGVTWSTLVSHTDEQALQEPGSTATWRVRADSPYRYLRVQQNGKNASGQSHYLSLSGFEIYGKVVSVVDTAPRQVGAPTPAAGVPAGSGGATGGRTRRFSRNPRAVCAGARVVRGPDWKWRDQDGAQQPAMGTITSDLHNGWVDVKWDHGGRNSYRMGAEGKFDLKLIGVFESQRSRKSHSTPSLPDATNDNQVSVASTEQASSADNISGEEMASNMTRPRMHTADLSAINNSTHHINTDLATIVESLTLGAEGNNCMADLANTSFTNMEMGPTSITDITKPYPAKEPVPESNSQEEERRRRSSGEAQRNSANALLSGELLALPASLLHTLRNNANRLHIQCEDNDNGEGQFNEHKNDGQTGSGAMSASEPDLTQQGAARLLESLGVGRITSGSRNSTNQQRSNRGNHPNSLFPSLVRLALSSNFPGGLLSAAQSYPSLAPNAQNALTLSLTSTSSESEQVSLEDFLESCRAPALLTELEDDDEGDDALDSDKENEPTYHEVWAQVSRNLLSLMEEEALEAVAARGAWRPAAGQATGARKPWDDDFVLKRQFSALIPAFDPRPGRTNLNQTVDLDIPLNDDSDVEEAAEPTASGSDATLTENTSTTSTTRLPSLKLVLNSGGVSLPLDKPSWTLYRAVLALNAKLPSHDSHRDTTYTLTYKEIEGGDAFAVSSDSEEDEPGDPAERGVAGAEGEWASMATCCVRVLRRLRGAVPALPPDALLSTKLTNKLHHQLQEPLTLAAAATPRWCQQLNDWCPFLFPLETRQMFFACTAFGTSRTIVWLQAQRDRALDRQRAGNTVSPRRAELEASEFRMGRLRHERVRIPRNPNLLRSAMQVMRVHAGRKSVLEVEFAGEEGTGLGPTLEFYALVAAELQRADLNMWLNDAHLHDAEAAPHHLTLPGEKPVGFYVTRAGGLFPAPLPQDSAICDKVCKYFWFLGVFLAKVLQDGRLVDLPLSEPFLRIMCGEELTTEHLLEVDPIRHRFLTSVLNAAGEYDSIQRDASLDDAERAKRARGLLVEGATFEELSITMTHVASNADPEVALQPLCDGGDQIEVGAHNAREYATASALWMVQTGVRRQTAAFRRGFGAVFPPRRLRAFSPPELRLLVCGERGPVWTRDHLLQYTEPKLGYTRDSPGFLRLVDVLVEMSWRERKAFLQFATGCSSLPPGGLANLHPRLTVVRKVDAGDGSYPSVNTCVHYLKLPEYSCKEVLRERLLAATNERGFHLN, encoded by the exons gtGTTGGAATTGGTGTGCACCCGTGAGCCTGGTGCAGTGTGGGAAGGTGGTGGTTTGCCAGccgttttacattttattacccACTATGGCACTTCAGTGCACAAAGATACTCTCCATTCAGCTATGGCTGTTGTATCCAG GGTTTGTGGTAAGATGGAACCAGGAGACGCTAGAGTGGGAGACGCGGTATCGTCGCTATCATCTCTGTTACAGCACAGTGACACTCGCGTAGCGGACGCAGCGTTGCGTTGTTTCGCTTCGCTCGCCGATCGGTTCGCTAGGGCTCATGCTGATCCTGCTCCTCTTGCTGAACATG gACTGATTGAAGAGCTGGTGCATCGCCTTGGAAGCACTGAGAATAGTGATGATAAATGTTCAGTGCCCTCAGTATCAACTACAGTGAGTCTGCTAACAACCTTATGCCGTGGTTCCGAACAGATAACTCAC gaTTTAGTTCGTTTAGATCTTTGTTCCGCAATAGAAGCGGCAGTGCAATCAGATGAGCGTTGGAGTTTGGAGTGTATGCGCTTAGTTGATCTGTTGCTTGTGCTGCTGTGTGAAGGGCGACAGGCTATACAAAC TGGATTAAACAGAAATGGAGCTGCATCAACAAGCAGCAGTGCATCTGCAGTTGGCTCGTCAAATGTGACCGCGAGTGGAGAGGGCTCAGTACGCGATAAGTCACATAGACAACTCATTGATTGTATTAGAGGAAAAGACACAGATGCATTGATGTCCGCAGTTAATAGTGGCGCGGTTGATGTCAATTTCACAGATGACGTAGGCCAGACATTACTGAATTGGGCCGCTGCGTTCGGAACTAGAGAAATGGTTGAGTTCTTATGTGAAAAAG GTGCTGATGTAAATCGCGGACAACGCAGTTCATCTTTGCACTATGCAGCTTGTTTTGGTAGGCCTGCAATCGCCAAAGTTCTATTACGATATGGTGCCAATGCCGATCTAAGAGACGAAGACGGTAAAACCCCACTTGATAAAGCAAGAGAAAGGCACGATCAAG GTCATAGAGAAGTCGCTGCTATATTGCAGTGTCCCGGAGAATGGCTTGTAGTCAGTAACCAGGATTCACCATCGTCATCTAATGACGAAGATTTTCCCGAAACAGGGGATAAGGAGATGGCTTCGCTCTATTTAGA gCGATTGGTACCAGTGTTCTGCTCCCGCTACATAGCAGCTGGCGGGGCGGGGGTAAAACGCGCGTGCCTCTCGCTGGTCCGCAAGATGGTGCACTATGCGCCCGCGCATCGCCTGCGCACTATCtcctgcccgcgcaccgcctCGCTACTCACCCGTCTTATTGCACAAGTGCTTGATACCCAG gATGATCCGACGATGTGTCGCCGGGCGCAGTCCCGGTATCTGCGCAGTCGCTATATTCGCCCGCCCGTG GATGATGACGACGGCCATTTAACTGTTTTGGGCATTGCCGAAGAGCTGATGGTGAAAGCTACAGATATCTATTTGGAGCAGTTTGCGCGACTCGGCGTTTTCAGTAAAGTGGAGGCGTTAGCCGCTTCCCACCCTGCACCTGTTGTTGAAACTGCTACTGTGATTGGTGCAG CAGCAGGCGAATCTCGCGGCGAAGACGCGTCATCCCTAGCCAGCGGTACCGCATATTCTTGGGGCGAGTGGTCGCTGTGCCGCGGCCGAGACGCGCTGTACGTGTGGAGCGACGCGGCCGCGCTCGAGCTCAGCACCGGCTCGAATGGCTGGTTCCGCTTCTTGCTCGATGGGAAGCTCGCCACTATGTACTCGAGCGGCAGCCCTGAGCACCAGACGGATAATACTG AAAATCGTGGTGAATTCATTGATAAACTTCAGAGGGCGAGAGCGTCTGTGAAAAATTCCGTTCCCCAGCCTATCCTTTCAAAGCCAAGCAGTACAAAGTTAATACTTGGAAACTGGGTTTTGTCGTGTAAAAA GGAGAAAGAACTTCACATTCACAATACGGATGGCCAACAGCAAACAACTATACTTCGTGAAGACCTACCCGGTTTTATATTTGAGTCAAACAGGGGAACCAAACACTCATTTACAGCTGAAACATTTTTGg gtcCCGACTTAGCTAGTGGCTGGGCAGATCGTCGTCCAACAACTACTAGCAATGGAAATGTAACACAAGGGCGAAGTCGATTGTCTGCCAAAACGGAAGCTCAAAAAGCACAG GTGGGTGAACGAGCTCGAGCTTTATACTCGCGTCACTTGGCAAGCGCTGCTTGTCGCCAACCACGTCCGCCTGTGGCGAGACTTCGTGCATTATTGGCTGTTTTACACCGAGTCTCTGCTGAAGCTACTG ATGACTGGAAGAAAGAGCTGAGAGACACTTTAAATCAACTCAATGAGCTGTTGTGTGGGGAAGAATTATTGTCGGCCTATGAACTACAATCTTCCGGATTGGCGCCTGCACTGTTTCAAGTGCTTTCACCTCAGCCAAATG ATGCCCCTGGCCAGTTGTTAGAGCGAGAGCGCATCATTCGCGAGTGGCTCATGGAAGGCGACACGGGTGCAACAGTGGCCTCTAGGCTTGTGGCTGTGCTGGAAAGTGTGGAACGTCTTCCAGTACTTGCACCAGCACCTGATGCACCGCCCACACATCCAGCGGCGCTGCATCATCTCACTAAGAGAATAcg TTTACGAGTTGAACGTGCAAGCGATGAAACTTCTGACGATTCCTCATCAAGTAGTACCAGTCGTAATCTAAGAGTGGAAGCATTAACTACAATTCGCCAATTGGAAAAATTCCTCGCCAAGTCCGTAGCACGCCAGTGGTATGATATGGAGCGGCctacatacaattttgttcAAAAGATTAAAGCAGAAGCTCCGATCACATTCTCGTATGAT caTGACTTTGATGAAAACGGCGTGATTTATTTCATCGGAACCAACGCAGGCACATGCGAATGGGTTAATCCAGGAGCACATGGTCTCGTCAGTGTTTGGTCTTCAGATGGCAGACAGTTACCGTACGGTCGGGCTGAAGATGTTCTATCACGATCTCCAGAACCGTTGAATGTGCATACTAATGACGATAGACGCGCCTTCATTGCTATTGACTTGGGACTTAATATTGTACCCTCTGCATATACGTTGCGTCACGCACGCGGATATGGACGATCGGCACTTAGGAATTGGCTGTTCCAG ATGTCGACGGACGGCGTCACGTGGAGCACGCTAGTGTCCCACACGGACGAGCAAGCGCTACAGGAGCCGGGCAGCACGGCCACGTGGCGGGTGCGCGCAGACTCGCCCTACCGCTACCTGCGCGTGCAGCAGAACGGCAAGAACGCGTCCGGGCAGAGCCATTACTTGTCGCTGTCTGGCTTTGAAATATATGGCAAG GTGGTGAGCGTAGTAGACACAGCTCCCCGTCAAGTGGGCGCCCCCACGCCAGCAGCGGGCGTGCCGGCGGGCAGCGGCGGCGCGACGGGCGGGCGCACGCGGCGGTTCAGCCGCAACCCGCGCGCGGTGTGCGCGGGCGCGAGGGTCGTGCGCGGCCCCGACTGGAAGTGGAGGGACCAGGATGGCGCGCAGCAACCCGCTATGGGCACGATTACGTCGGACCTGCATAATGGATGGGTGGATGTTAA atGGGATCATGGAGGTCGCAATTCCTATCGCATGGGTGCTGAGGGAAAATTTGACTTGAAACTAATTGGAGTTTTCGAGTCGCAACGTTCACGTAAGAGCCATTCCACACCAAGCCTGCCGGATGCTACCAACGACAATcag gTGTCCGTAGCATCAACGGAACAAGCTTCATCAGCGGATAACATTTCTGGCGAGGAGATGGCCAGCAACATGACGCGGCCGCGCATGCACACCGCAGACCTCTCCGCTATTAACAACTCTACGCATCATATTAATACag ATCTTGCAACAATCGTAGAATCATTGACCCTTGGAGCTGAAGGAAATAACTGTATGGCAGATTTGGCCAACACGTCATTTACCAACATGGAAATGGGGCCTACAAGCATTACAGATATAACCAAACCATACCCTGCCAAAGAACCTGTGCCCGAATCTAATAGTCAAGAG GAGGAGCGCCGGCGCCGCAGCTCGGGGGAGGCGCAGCGCAACAGTGCCAATGCGCTGCTCTCCGGCGAGCTGCTGGCCCTGCCCGCCTCGCTGTTGCACACGCTGCGCAATAACGCTAACCGACTGCACATACAG tgtGAAGATAACGACAACGGCGAGGGTCAATTTAATGAGCACAAGAATGATGGACAAACCGGCAGCGGCGCTATGAGCGCAAGCGAACCTGATTTGACACAACag ggTGCTGCAAGGCTTCTGGAGTCGTTAGGTGTGGGCCGTATAACGAGTGGCTCACGAAACAGTACCAACCAACAACGCTCCAACCGCGGCAATCACCCTAATTCCTTGTTCCCTag tcTCGTTCGTCTGGCACTTTCGAGTAATTTCCCCGGTGGGCTTCTATCGGCCGCGCAAAGTTACCCATCATTGGCGCCAAACGCACAGAACGCATTGACACTCTCACTCACATCTACGTCAAGTGAAAGTGAACAG GTGTCACTGGAAGACTTTCTGGAATCATGTCGTGCTCCAGCGCTGCTCACAGAACTGGAAGACGATGACGAGGGAGATGACGCGCTGGATAGTGACAAAGAAAACGAACCCACTTATCATGAGGTA TGGGCGCAGGTGTCGCGCAACCTGCTGTCGCTGATGGAGGAGGAGGCGCTGGAGGCGGTGGCGGCGCGCGGCGCGTGGCGGCCGGCCGCGGGGCAGGCCACGGGGGCCCGCAAGCCATGGGACGACGACTTCGTGCTCAAGCGCCAGTTCTCCGCGCTCATACCGGCCTTCGACCCGCGCCCCGGACGCACCAACCTCAACCAGACTGTTG ATCTAGATATTCCGTTAAACGATGATTCCGACGTGGAAGAAGCGGCGGAGCCCACAGCGAGCGGTAGCGACGCGACTCTAACAGAGAATACTAGCACTACGAGCACAACGCGCTTGCCGTCTTTGAAGCTCGTGTTGAACTCGGGCGGAGTTTCGTTACCTTTGGATAAGCCGTCTTGGACGCTCTACCGCGCCGTGTTGGCTCTAAATGCTAAACTACCTTCGCACGATTCGCACAGAGATACGACGTATAC GTTAACATACAAGGAGATAGAGGGCGGAGATGCATTTGCAGTCTCGAGCGATAGTGAAGAAGATGAACCTGGTGATCCTG CGGAGCGCGGCGTGGCGGGCGCGGAGGGCGAGTGGGCGAGCATGGCGACGTGCTGCGTGCGCGTGCTGCGGCGGCTGCGCGGCGCCGTGCCCGCGCTGCCGCCCGACGCGCTGCTCTCCACCAAGCTCACCAACAAGCTGCACCACCAGCTGCAGGAGCCGCTCACGCTCGCTGCCGCCGCTACGCCCAGATG gtGCCAACAGCTAAACGACTGGTGTCCGTTTTTATTCCCGCTGGAGACGAGGCAAATGTTCTTTGCGTGTACCGCTTTTGGAACATCTAGGACGATAGTATGGCTTCAAGCACAACGGGATCGTGCACTAGACAGACAAAG AGCGGGTAACACAGTATCTCCACGTCGGGCGGAACTGGAGGCATCTGAGTTCCGTATGGGAAGACTGAGGCATGAGCGAGTTAGGATACCTAGAAATCCTAATCTACTGCGATCTGCCATGCAG GTGATGCGCGTGCACGCGGGCCGGAAATCAGTGCTGGAGGTTGAGTTTGCGGGTGAAGAGGGCACCGGGCTCGGTCCAACGCTCGAGTTTTACGCGCTTGTGGCTGCTGAGCTGCAGCGCGCTGACCTCAACATGTGGCTCAACGACGCGCATCTACACGACGCGGAAGCCGCGCCCCACCACCTCACATTGCCCGGCG AAAAACCTGTCGGGTTCTACGTAACACGCGCGGGCGGCTTGTTCCCCGCGCCCCTCCCTCAAGACTCTGCTATCTGTGATAAAGTTTGCAAATATTTCTGGTTCCTTGGAGTATTTTTAGCTAAG GTTTTACAAGACGGGCGGCTAGTCGATTTACCTTTATCTGAGCCTTTCTTAAGAATCATGTGCGGCGAGGAGCTAACGACTGAACATTTGCTAGAAGTTGATCCAATTAGACATag GTTCCTAACGAGCGTTCTAAACGCCGCGGGCGAGTACGACTCGATACAGCGCGACGCTTCGCTGGACGACGCGGAGCGGGCGAAGCGTGCGCGCGGTCTGCTAGTCGAGGGCGCTACATTCGAAGAGCTCTCGATCACTATGACGCACGTGGCGTCCAACGCGGATCCCGAAGTGGCTCTGCAACCGTTGTGCGATGGTGGTGATCAGATTGAG GTGGGAGCGCACAACGCGCGCGAGTACGCAACCGCAAGCGCGCTGTGGATGGTGCAGACGGGCGTGCGGCGACAAACCGCGGCGTTCCGGCGCGGCTTCGGCGCGGTGTTCCCGCCGCGCCGCCTGCGCGCCTTCTCGCCGCCCGAGCTGCGTCTGCTCGTGTGCGGCGAGCGCGGGCCCGTGTGGACCAGGGACCACCTGCTGCAGTACACGGAGCCCAAGCTCGGCTATACTAGGGATAG TCCCGGCTTCCTGCGTCTCGTTGACGTGTTGGTGGAGATGTCGTGGCGCGAGCGCAAGGCGTTCCTGCAGTTCGCGACGGGCTGCAGCAGTCTGCCGCCCGGCGGGCTTGCCAACTTGCATCCGAGGCTCACTGTTGTTCGAAAG GTGGACGCGGGCGACGGTTCGTACCCATCGGTGAACACGTGCGTGCACTACCTCAAGCTGCCCGAGTACTCGTGCAAGGAGGTGCTGCGCGAGAGACTGCTCGCCGCGACCAACGAGCGCGGCTTCCACCTCAACTAG